Proteins encoded in a region of the Sphingopyxis sp. OAS728 genome:
- the astD gene encoding succinylglutamate-semialdehyde dehydrogenase, translating to MSETLISFEPATGEELWRGPVSNVDAEVEIARSAWPEWAAKPVTFRTETLRRFVDRVKAEGEALADLIARETGKPLWEARTEVESVTNKVDISVKAYAERTPNRRIEGAMGLRNAVRHKPHGAVAVLGPYNFPAHLPNGHIVPALIAGNSILFKPSEKTPAVGAKLVELFHSAGVPQEVLRLVIGGPETGKALAGHAGIDGLLFTGSARTGLALNRQFAGQPGKMLALEMGGNNPIVVWDTADIRTAAIIVVQSAFLSAGQRCSNARRLIVKDSLADALVEEVCSLANRLIVDHPHAEPAPYMGPVIDNEAADGLTESFLILMSNGGKVIRHMTRPVAGRPFLTPGIIDVTAMPERPDVELFGPLLQVIRVDSFEAAIAEANNTAFGLTASLIGGTPQLYDQFWANARAGVINWNRPTNGASSAAPFGGIGLSGNHRPSAFYAADYCAYPVASAESDTMRASIGVGLRDPEGSQLVTKNYL from the coding sequence ATGAGCGAGACATTGATTTCATTCGAACCCGCAACCGGTGAAGAGCTCTGGCGCGGCCCGGTCAGCAACGTCGATGCCGAGGTCGAAATCGCCCGCAGCGCCTGGCCCGAATGGGCCGCGAAGCCCGTCACCTTCCGCACCGAAACGCTGCGCCGCTTCGTCGACCGGGTGAAGGCCGAGGGCGAGGCGTTGGCTGACCTGATCGCGCGCGAAACCGGAAAGCCGCTGTGGGAAGCGCGCACCGAAGTCGAATCGGTCACGAACAAGGTCGATATTTCGGTCAAAGCCTACGCTGAACGCACCCCTAACCGCCGGATCGAGGGCGCAATGGGGCTGCGCAACGCAGTGCGCCACAAGCCGCACGGCGCAGTCGCGGTGCTCGGCCCGTATAATTTCCCGGCACATCTGCCCAACGGCCATATCGTCCCCGCACTGATCGCCGGCAATTCGATACTCTTCAAACCCTCCGAAAAAACCCCTGCGGTCGGCGCCAAGCTCGTCGAGCTCTTCCACAGCGCCGGGGTGCCGCAAGAGGTCCTCCGCCTGGTGATCGGCGGCCCCGAAACGGGCAAGGCGCTCGCGGGCCACGCCGGCATCGACGGCCTGCTCTTCACCGGCTCGGCGCGCACGGGGCTCGCGCTTAACCGCCAGTTCGCAGGCCAGCCCGGCAAGATGCTCGCGCTCGAGATGGGCGGCAACAACCCGATCGTCGTGTGGGACACCGCCGATATTCGCACCGCCGCGATTATCGTCGTCCAGTCGGCGTTCCTCAGCGCCGGCCAGCGGTGCAGCAACGCGCGGCGGCTGATCGTCAAGGACAGCCTCGCAGACGCGCTGGTTGAGGAAGTTTGCAGCCTCGCCAACCGGTTGATCGTCGATCACCCGCACGCCGAGCCCGCGCCCTATATGGGGCCGGTTATCGACAATGAGGCGGCCGACGGCCTGACCGAAAGCTTCCTGATCCTGATGTCGAACGGCGGCAAGGTGATCCGCCATATGACGCGTCCGGTCGCGGGCCGCCCCTTCCTGACCCCCGGCATCATCGACGTCACCGCGATGCCCGAACGGCCCGACGTCGAGCTGTTCGGTCCGCTGCTCCAGGTGATCCGCGTCGACAGTTTCGAGGCCGCGATCGCCGAGGCGAACAACACCGCCTTTGGTCTCACCGCATCGCTGATCGGCGGGACGCCGCAGCTTTACGACCAGTTCTGGGCCAACGCCCGCGCCGGCGTCATCAATTGGAACCGCCCGACCAATGGCGCCTCGTCGGCGGCGCCCTTTGGCGGCATCGGCCTGTCGGGCAATCATCGCCCGAGCGCCTTCTACGCCGCCGACTATTGCGCCTATCCCGTGGCGTCGGCCGAAAGCGATACGATGCGCGCGTCGATCGGAGTGGGCCTGCGCGATCCCGAAGGCTCACAGCTGGTCACCAAGAACTACCTTTAG
- a CDS encoding DUF934 domain-containing protein has product MVEHIHAEGEEPAVTLDAFLSQSNATAVRLEPDEDARALIPHLDRLALIEVAFPKFRDGRGYSSARILREAGYVGELRAQGDVLVDQIAYMKRCGFDTFAPEKELNAADVEAALARWPEHYQGAADGAVPIWKLRHG; this is encoded by the coding sequence ATGGTTGAGCATATCCACGCCGAGGGTGAGGAACCCGCGGTCACCCTCGACGCCTTCCTGTCGCAGTCGAACGCGACCGCGGTGCGGCTCGAACCCGATGAGGATGCGCGCGCGCTGATCCCGCATCTCGACCGGCTCGCGCTGATCGAGGTCGCCTTCCCCAAATTCCGCGATGGCCGCGGCTATTCGTCGGCGCGCATCCTTCGCGAAGCGGGCTATGTGGGCGAGCTCCGGGCGCAGGGCGACGTCCTCGTCGACCAGATTGCTTATATGAAGCGCTGCGGCTTCGATACGTTCGCGCCCGAAAAGGAGCTCAACGCGGCCGATGTCGAGGCAGCGCTCGCACGCTGGCCCGAACATTATCAGGGCGCCGCAGACGGCGCGGTGCCGATCTGGAAATTAAGGCATGGCTGA
- a CDS encoding replicative DNA helicase, producing the protein MPELALIPTAVATGDERQMPRNIEAEAAFLGAILIDNRVVEDLPVALTPEHFFEPLHGRIFQQTMALIERNSIATPVTLKPYFEADEAIKAVGGVGYLAQLTGSGAGLIGARDFARQIFDLALLRELAGVGRTLVENALDTSESVDPQAQIEEAETALYRVAGGEAEMGSVKNFSQASLVALQAAERALNSGGHLSGITTGIASMNAKIGGMHNSDLMILAGRPGMGKTSLATNIAYNAAERFRRDEDDGIPPEKNMGAKVAFFSLEMSADQLATRVLAEQSGVSGEALRMGKISKEQFQQLSRAAQQLQTLPLFIDDTPGLTIAGLRTRARRLQRRHGIGFIIVDYLQLLQGSSKSGDNRVQEISEISRGLKTLAKELHVPVMALSQLSRQVESREDKRPQLSDLRESGSIEQDADMVLFVFREDYYVAAKEPKRPVEGDDVKIHAQHEEWAAEMERVFGLAEVIVAKSRHGSTGKIRMHFEAKTTKFSDLADDSMAFEDYE; encoded by the coding sequence ATGCCTGAATTAGCCCTTATCCCGACCGCCGTTGCCACGGGCGACGAGCGCCAAATGCCGCGCAATATCGAGGCCGAGGCCGCGTTTCTCGGTGCGATTCTGATCGACAACCGAGTCGTCGAGGATTTGCCCGTCGCGCTGACCCCCGAACATTTTTTCGAGCCGCTGCATGGCCGCATTTTCCAGCAGACGATGGCGCTGATCGAGCGCAACAGCATCGCGACCCCGGTCACGCTGAAGCCCTATTTCGAGGCCGACGAGGCGATCAAGGCGGTCGGCGGCGTGGGCTATCTCGCGCAGCTTACGGGTAGCGGTGCCGGCCTGATTGGCGCGCGCGACTTTGCACGCCAGATTTTCGACCTCGCGCTGCTCCGCGAACTGGCGGGGGTCGGGCGAACACTTGTCGAAAATGCGCTCGACACCAGCGAAAGCGTCGATCCGCAGGCGCAGATCGAGGAGGCCGAAACCGCGCTTTATCGCGTCGCGGGCGGCGAGGCCGAGATGGGATCGGTCAAGAATTTCAGTCAGGCGAGCCTCGTCGCGCTGCAGGCGGCCGAGCGCGCGCTCAATTCGGGCGGTCATCTGTCGGGGATTACCACCGGCATCGCGAGCATGAACGCCAAGATCGGGGGCATGCACAATAGTGACTTGATGATCCTCGCCGGGCGCCCGGGCATGGGCAAGACCTCGCTCGCGACCAATATCGCGTATAATGCCGCCGAGCGCTTCCGCCGCGACGAGGATGACGGCATCCCGCCCGAAAAGAATATGGGCGCGAAGGTCGCGTTCTTCAGTCTCGAAATGTCGGCCGACCAGCTCGCGACGCGTGTACTTGCCGAGCAATCGGGGGTGTCGGGCGAGGCGCTGCGCATGGGCAAGATCAGCAAGGAGCAGTTCCAACAACTGAGCCGCGCCGCGCAGCAGCTTCAGACCCTGCCGCTGTTCATCGACGATACGCCGGGGCTGACCATCGCGGGGCTTCGTACCCGTGCCCGGCGCCTGCAGCGGCGCCACGGCATCGGCTTCATCATCGTCGACTATCTCCAGCTCTTGCAGGGTTCGTCGAAGAGCGGCGACAACCGCGTGCAGGAAATTTCGGAAATTTCGCGTGGTTTGAAGACGCTGGCGAAGGAACTTCATGTGCCCGTGATGGCGCTGTCGCAGCTCAGCCGTCAGGTCGAAAGTCGCGAGGACAAGCGCCCGCAGCTCTCCGACCTTCGCGAATCGGGCTCGATTGAGCAGGACGCCGACATGGTGCTCTTCGTGTTTCGCGAAGATTATTATGTCGCGGCGAAAGAGCCCAAGCGCCCGGTCGAGGGCGACGATGTGAAGATCCATGCGCAGCATGAGGAATGGGCGGCCGAGATGGAGCGCGTTTTCGGCCTCGCCGAAGTGATCGTGGCAAAATCGCGTCACGGCTCGACTGGCAAGATCCGTATGCACTTCGAAGCCAAGACGACGAAGTTCAGCGACCTCGCCGACGACAGCATGGCGTTCGAGGATTATGAGTAA
- a CDS encoding alpha/beta fold hydrolase: MAQQDAKQDGRRDWSDQFWWSSDGVRLHARVYAGPDGTENAPPILCMPGLARNARDFEALAPHVARYRKVIVIEFRGRGESAYAKDPMTYVPLTYVQDVVAMLGEMEIERFAAIGTSLGGLVAMLMAGTLPGRLVGAVLNDVGPELQAAGLERIRDYIGAGGSQPTWMHAARAFAELNGAVYPGYEIHDWLRLTKRTHRLTAEGRIVTDYDKQIAAPLRVPGGGDAAADLWPVYRALGDIPLLILRGELSDILARSAGEKMVAELPRARLVEVAGVGHAPTMDEPEARTAIDAWVAELPKA, translated from the coding sequence TTGGCCCAGCAGGATGCAAAGCAGGACGGGCGCCGCGACTGGTCGGACCAATTTTGGTGGTCGTCCGACGGCGTCCGGCTGCACGCGCGCGTCTATGCCGGGCCGGACGGGACCGAAAACGCCCCACCGATCCTTTGCATGCCGGGCCTCGCGCGCAATGCCCGCGATTTCGAGGCGCTGGCGCCGCATGTCGCCCGCTATCGCAAGGTAATCGTGATCGAATTTCGCGGCCGCGGCGAAAGCGCCTACGCCAAGGATCCGATGACCTACGTCCCGCTGACCTATGTGCAGGATGTCGTTGCGATGCTAGGCGAGATGGAGATCGAGCGCTTCGCGGCGATCGGTACCTCGCTCGGCGGGCTGGTCGCGATGCTGATGGCGGGGACGCTGCCGGGGCGGCTGGTTGGTGCGGTACTGAACGACGTCGGACCCGAACTCCAGGCCGCGGGGCTCGAGCGGATTCGCGATTATATCGGCGCGGGCGGCAGCCAGCCGACGTGGATGCACGCCGCGCGTGCTTTCGCCGAACTCAACGGCGCGGTCTATCCCGGCTATGAAATCCACGACTGGCTGCGGCTGACCAAGCGCACCCACCGGCTGACCGCCGAAGGCCGCATCGTCACCGATTATGACAAGCAGATCGCGGCGCCGCTCCGCGTGCCGGGCGGCGGTGACGCAGCCGCCGACCTGTGGCCGGTGTACCGTGCGCTGGGCGACATCCCGCTGCTGATCCTGCGCGGCGAGCTCTCGGACATATTGGCGCGCTCGGCGGGCGAAAAGATGGTCGCCGAACTGCCGCGCGCGCGGCTGGTCGAGGTGGCGGGGGTCGGTCATGCGCCCACGATGGACGAGCCCGAGGCGCGAACCGCGATCGACGCATGGGTGGCGGAGCTTCCGAAAGCGTGA
- a CDS encoding phosphoadenylyl-sulfate reductase, producing the protein MADVKVSPPKNSDRTRDRIDVAPRFTQADVIRLNNLFRGQDAAEVVTSVIGAGLLGETGIVSSFGAESAVLLHLVTQVAPDMPVLFLDTGKHFPETLAYRDELAAKLGLNIVNLTPDADDLAAKDATELRWSYDPDGCCEIRKVKPLEKALTDFDTSITGRKGFQSSTRQGLARFELDGTTGRLKFNPLANWTREELDAYFEAHDLPRHPLEAEGYPSIGCSPCTSKVKPGEDPRSGRWRGWDKTECGIHSEVTPLGDDPANDPAF; encoded by the coding sequence ATGGCTGACGTGAAAGTCTCTCCCCCCAAAAACTCCGACCGCACCCGCGACCGGATCGACGTAGCCCCGCGCTTCACGCAGGCCGACGTCATCCGCCTCAACAACCTCTTCCGCGGTCAGGACGCCGCGGAGGTGGTGACGAGCGTGATCGGCGCAGGGCTGCTCGGCGAGACCGGAATCGTCTCGAGCTTTGGCGCCGAAAGCGCGGTGCTGCTCCATCTAGTGACGCAGGTTGCGCCCGACATGCCGGTGCTGTTCCTCGATACCGGCAAGCATTTCCCTGAAACGCTCGCCTATCGCGACGAACTGGCTGCAAAGCTGGGGCTCAACATCGTCAACCTGACGCCCGACGCCGACGACCTCGCGGCCAAGGACGCAACCGAACTGCGCTGGTCGTACGATCCCGACGGCTGCTGCGAAATCCGTAAGGTGAAGCCGCTTGAAAAGGCGCTCACCGATTTCGACACGTCGATCACCGGTCGCAAGGGATTCCAGTCGTCGACGCGGCAGGGCCTCGCGCGCTTCGAACTCGACGGCACGACCGGCCGCCTGAAATTCAACCCGCTCGCCAACTGGACGCGCGAAGAGCTCGACGCCTATTTCGAGGCGCACGACCTGCCGCGCCACCCGCTCGAGGCCGAGGGATATCCCTCGATCGGCTGCTCGCCCTGCACGTCGAAGGTCAAGCCCGGCGAAGACCCCCGCTCGGGCCGCTGGCGCGGCTGGGACAAGACCGAGTGCGGCATCCACAGCGAAGTGACGCCGCTGGGCGACGATCCGGCGAACGACCCGGCGTTCTAA
- a CDS encoding nitrite/sulfite reductase: MYKYDEYDHAMVDARVAEFSDQVRRRLAGEITEDQFKPLRLMNGLYLQLHAYMLRVAVPYGTLDSRQMRMLAHIARKYDRDYGHFTTRQNIQYNWIKLEDAPAILQDLASVEMHAIQTSGNCIRNISSDQWAGAAADEITDPRPWAELLRQWSSFHPEFSYLPRKFKIAVIAADEDRAAMRLHDIGIQIVEKDGQHGAAFYVGGGMGRTPMIAPLIKDFVPLDDMLSYAEACLRVYNRYGRRDNIYKARIKILIHELGADEYRRQVEEEFAHVKSLGIDPPKAEFDRIAAQFAPPPLDASAPDDIDRSDPDFAVWVDQNVAKHKVPGHAIVNISLKPIGGIPGDASSAQIDVMADLGEKYSHDELRVTHAQNIVLPHVRKADLYAVWQALDAAGLATPNLDLISDIIACPGLDYCSLANARSIPVAQKIATRFSDLGRQKELGELKLKISGCINACGHHHAGHIGILGVDRKGTENYQLSLGGSGAEDVSLGTITGPGFDEDGVVDAIERVTDKYLETRTEGERFVDTFRRVGMAPFKEAIYG, from the coding sequence ATGTACAAATATGACGAATATGACCATGCGATGGTCGATGCCCGCGTCGCCGAATTCAGCGATCAGGTGCGCCGCCGGCTTGCGGGCGAAATCACCGAGGACCAGTTCAAGCCGCTGCGCCTGATGAACGGCCTCTATCTCCAGCTTCATGCCTATATGCTGCGCGTCGCTGTTCCCTATGGCACGCTCGACAGCCGCCAGATGCGCATGCTCGCGCATATCGCGCGCAAGTACGACCGCGATTACGGCCATTTCACCACGCGCCAGAATATCCAGTATAACTGGATCAAGCTGGAGGACGCGCCCGCGATCCTGCAGGATCTGGCATCGGTCGAGATGCACGCGATCCAGACGAGCGGCAATTGCATCCGCAACATCAGCTCGGACCAGTGGGCCGGCGCCGCCGCCGACGAGATCACCGATCCGCGTCCCTGGGCCGAACTCCTCCGCCAATGGTCGAGCTTCCACCCCGAATTCAGCTATCTGCCGCGCAAATTCAAGATCGCCGTCATCGCCGCCGACGAGGATCGCGCCGCGATGCGCCTCCACGATATCGGCATCCAGATCGTCGAGAAGGACGGGCAGCATGGCGCCGCCTTCTACGTCGGCGGCGGCATGGGCCGCACCCCGATGATCGCGCCGCTGATCAAGGATTTCGTGCCGCTCGACGACATGCTGAGCTATGCCGAGGCGTGCCTCCGCGTCTACAACCGCTACGGCCGCCGCGACAATATCTATAAGGCGCGGATCAAGATCCTGATCCACGAACTCGGTGCCGACGAATATCGCCGCCAGGTCGAGGAAGAGTTCGCACATGTGAAGTCGCTCGGCATCGACCCGCCGAAGGCCGAATTCGACCGCATCGCCGCGCAGTTCGCGCCGCCGCCGCTCGACGCGTCGGCGCCCGACGACATCGACCGCAGCGATCCCGATTTCGCGGTCTGGGTCGACCAGAATGTCGCGAAGCACAAGGTTCCGGGCCATGCGATCGTCAACATCAGCCTGAAGCCCATCGGCGGCATCCCGGGCGACGCCAGCTCGGCACAGATCGACGTGATGGCCGATCTTGGCGAGAAATACAGCCATGACGAACTGCGCGTCACCCATGCGCAGAACATCGTGCTGCCGCACGTCCGCAAAGCCGATCTTTACGCAGTCTGGCAGGCGCTCGACGCCGCGGGGCTTGCGACGCCGAACCTCGACCTGATCAGCGATATCATCGCCTGCCCCGGTCTCGATTATTGCAGCCTCGCCAATGCGCGCTCGATCCCGGTCGCGCAGAAAATTGCGACGCGCTTTTCGGACCTCGGCCGCCAGAAGGAACTCGGCGAGCTCAAGCTAAAGATTTCGGGCTGCATCAACGCGTGCGGGCACCACCACGCCGGCCACATCGGCATCCTCGGCGTCGACCGCAAAGGCACCGAAAACTACCAGCTGTCGCTTGGCGGCTCGGGCGCGGAGGACGTCAGCCTCGGCACGATCACCGGCCCCGGTTTCGACGAGGATGGCGTCGTCGACGCGATCGAGCGCGTCACCGACAAATATCTCGAGACACGCACCGAGGGCGAACGCTTCGTCGACACCTTCCGCCGCGTCGGCATGGCCCCCTTCAAGGAGGCGATCTATGGTTGA
- the cobA gene encoding uroporphyrinogen-III C-methyltransferase, producing MEKTPSSSGKLWLVGAGPGDPDLLTLRAARLLESADLVVHDGLVGEGVLALIPAHVERVSVAKQRSRHTMKQDLINELIVRETLAGKQVVRLKGGDPFIFGRGGEELDAARKSGVAVEVVPGITAAAGCAAQAGLPLTHREDASAVSFVAGQCKDLTDQDWSGLAGHGRTLVIYMGLATATAIADKLIADGVSPDLPVAVIERGTTADARVMRTLLTDLGDLVAREKVQSPALIIVGKVAARADALDCLGAPGVAEQIRDFT from the coding sequence ATGGAAAAGACCCCGTCCTCTTCCGGCAAGCTGTGGCTCGTCGGCGCCGGCCCCGGTGACCCCGACCTGCTGACGCTGCGCGCCGCGCGCCTGCTCGAAAGCGCCGATCTCGTCGTCCACGACGGGTTGGTCGGCGAAGGCGTGCTCGCGCTGATCCCGGCCCATGTCGAACGCGTCAGCGTCGCCAAGCAGCGCAGCCGTCACACGATGAAGCAGGACCTCATCAACGAGCTGATCGTCCGTGAAACGCTCGCGGGCAAGCAAGTCGTGCGCCTGAAGGGCGGCGATCCGTTCATTTTCGGCCGCGGCGGCGAAGAACTCGACGCTGCGCGCAAGTCCGGCGTCGCGGTGGAGGTCGTCCCTGGCATCACCGCGGCGGCGGGCTGCGCCGCGCAAGCGGGCCTCCCCCTCACCCACCGCGAAGATGCGAGCGCGGTCAGCTTCGTCGCGGGGCAGTGCAAGGATCTGACCGATCAGGACTGGTCGGGGCTCGCGGGCCATGGCCGCACGCTCGTGATCTATATGGGCCTCGCAACAGCCACGGCGATCGCCGACAAACTGATCGCCGACGGCGTCTCGCCCGATCTGCCCGTTGCGGTGATCGAGCGCGGCACCACGGCCGATGCCCGCGTGATGCGCACGTTGCTCACCGATCTCGGCGACCTGGTCGCACGCGAAAAAGTCCAGAGCCCCGCGCTCATCATCGTCGGCAAGGTCGCGGCGCGCGCCGATGCGCTCGACTGCCTCGGTGCGCCGGGCGTTGCCGAACAAATAAGGGATTTCACATGA
- a CDS encoding DUF2849 domain-containing protein, which translates to MKLLTGNDLKTGFVTWWTGADWSLHIEDAADVGEHGEAILAAEEGARRVNAPYIINGEQTADGPRPAHIKDRIRALGPTVRPDLTLKPADPAAGDWVI; encoded by the coding sequence ATGAAGCTGCTCACGGGCAATGACCTGAAAACAGGATTTGTCACCTGGTGGACCGGCGCCGACTGGTCGCTGCACATCGAGGACGCCGCCGACGTCGGCGAGCATGGCGAGGCGATCCTCGCCGCCGAGGAAGGCGCACGCCGCGTCAACGCCCCCTATATCATCAACGGCGAGCAAACCGCCGACGGTCCGCGCCCCGCGCATATCAAGGACCGTATTCGCGCCTTGGGGCCGACCGTGCGCCCCGACCTGACATTGAAACCCGCCGATCCCGCGGCCGGCGACTGGGTGATCTGA
- a CDS encoding glycosyltransferase family 4 protein has product MSAAELETPWPIRILHLHSSFSLGGKEARAVRLMNLMGGRAHHTILSAVPDALGARDAIDPGIVVDFPKDAPPLHGKPSLARYRALADYMTRFELVLSYNWGAMDGVMARRVHVSRLWHSMPALIHHEDGFNEDESVRRNWKRNLFRRLALRTAQSVVVPSTLLERIASDEWGAGDRVEMIRNGIETARYAGRPSISIPGFSRREGEVVIGTVAGLRRVKDLPRLVRAVATLPQNVRLVIVGEGPEYEAIRGEAAACGLADRLVMPGFMADPACWIGHFDLLALSSQSEQMPIAVVEAMAAGLPVVSPGVGDVAAMVSDANRPYVAPDEVAFRAALAQMTESAALRADVGAENRRVAAERFDESNMVGAYEKLYARALEGFGPFGGGWVGFD; this is encoded by the coding sequence GTGAGTGCCGCCGAGCTCGAGACGCCTTGGCCGATCCGCATCCTGCACCTCCACTCGAGCTTCTCGCTCGGCGGCAAGGAAGCGCGTGCCGTCCGCCTGATGAATTTGATGGGCGGCCGGGCGCATCACACGATCCTGTCGGCGGTACCCGATGCGCTCGGCGCGCGCGATGCGATCGATCCCGGAATCGTTGTCGATTTCCCGAAGGATGCGCCGCCGCTCCACGGCAAGCCGTCGCTAGCGCGCTATCGCGCGTTGGCGGACTATATGACGCGGTTCGAGCTGGTCCTCAGCTATAATTGGGGCGCGATGGACGGGGTGATGGCGCGCCGCGTCCATGTTTCGCGCCTGTGGCACAGCATGCCCGCGCTGATCCATCACGAGGACGGCTTCAACGAGGACGAGAGCGTCCGGCGCAACTGGAAACGCAATCTTTTCCGGCGCTTGGCGCTGCGTACGGCGCAGTCGGTCGTGGTTCCGTCGACGTTGCTTGAACGGATTGCGTCGGACGAATGGGGTGCGGGTGACCGCGTGGAGATGATCCGGAACGGCATCGAAACCGCGCGCTATGCCGGCCGTCCGAGCATTTCGATCCCCGGTTTCAGTCGGCGCGAGGGAGAGGTGGTGATCGGCACGGTCGCAGGGCTGCGCCGGGTCAAGGACTTGCCGCGGCTGGTTCGCGCCGTTGCGACCCTGCCGCAGAATGTCCGGCTCGTGATCGTCGGCGAGGGCCCGGAGTATGAGGCGATAAGGGGGGAGGCGGCTGCGTGCGGGCTCGCCGATCGTCTTGTCATGCCCGGTTTCATGGCCGATCCCGCGTGCTGGATCGGCCATTTCGATCTGCTGGCGCTGTCGTCGCAGAGCGAACAGATGCCGATCGCCGTGGTCGAGGCGATGGCGGCGGGACTGCCGGTCGTCAGCCCCGGAGTGGGTGATGTTGCGGCAATGGTGTCGGATGCCAATCGTCCCTATGTCGCGCCTGACGAGGTGGCGTTCCGCGCGGCGCTGGCGCAAATGACCGAAAGCGCCGCGCTGCGGGCCGATGTCGGGGCCGAGAACCGCCGCGTCGCCGCCGAACGGTTCGACGAATCAAATATGGTCGGCGCCTATGAAAAGCTCTATGCTCGCGCACTTGAAGGTTTTGGGCCGTTCGGCGGCGGATGGGTCGGCTTCGATTGA
- a CDS encoding NAD(P)H-dependent flavin oxidoreductase, whose translation MFKGLKPILYGGREVWPLIEGGKGVSATNHMSSGAWAAAGGIGTVSAVNADSYDAEGKIIPQVYHALTRKERHEELIQYGIEGAVAQVERAYEVSGGKGAININVLWEMGGAQQILEGVLARTKGMVAGVTCGAGMPYKLSEIAERHNVMYLPIISSARAFRALWKRAYHKVPHLLGAVVYEDPWLAGGHNGLSNAEDPLVPQDPYPRVAAVRETMRAEGISDDVPIVMAGGVWYLRDWENWIDNPELGQIAFQYGTRPLLTEESPIPQAWKDRLRTLDDGDVLLHRFSPTGFYSSAVRTPFLRDLEARSERQIPYSKQEAGDHIVQLDVGVKGKNFWVTPHDRARARDWAAEGYTEALKTPDNTVVFVTEADKGVIRKDQTDCMGCLSHCGFSSWKDHDDYTTGYLADPRSFCIQKTLQDIAHGGDPEQNLMFAGHAAFNFKTDPFYSNNFTPTVKQLVDRILTGD comes from the coding sequence GTGTTCAAAGGTTTGAAGCCCATCCTTTACGGCGGACGTGAAGTCTGGCCGCTGATCGAGGGTGGCAAGGGCGTGTCGGCGACCAATCATATGTCGAGCGGCGCCTGGGCCGCGGCGGGTGGTATCGGCACCGTATCGGCGGTCAACGCCGACAGCTATGACGCCGAAGGCAAGATCATTCCTCAGGTCTATCACGCGCTGACGCGCAAGGAGCGCCACGAGGAGCTGATCCAGTACGGCATCGAAGGCGCGGTCGCGCAGGTCGAGCGCGCCTATGAGGTGTCGGGCGGCAAGGGCGCGATCAACATCAACGTGCTGTGGGAAATGGGCGGCGCGCAGCAGATTTTGGAAGGCGTGCTTGCGCGCACCAAGGGTATGGTCGCGGGTGTCACCTGTGGTGCGGGTATGCCGTACAAGCTTAGCGAAATCGCCGAGCGGCACAATGTGATGTATCTGCCGATCATCAGCTCGGCGCGCGCTTTCCGCGCGCTTTGGAAACGGGCGTATCACAAGGTCCCGCACCTGCTGGGGGCTGTGGTCTATGAAGACCCCTGGCTTGCCGGCGGCCATAACGGCCTGTCGAACGCCGAAGATCCGTTGGTCCCGCAGGATCCCTATCCGCGCGTCGCCGCGGTGCGCGAAACGATGCGCGCCGAGGGCATTTCGGACGATGTGCCCATCGTGATGGCGGGCGGCGTCTGGTATCTCCGCGACTGGGAGAATTGGATCGACAATCCCGAACTCGGCCAGATCGCCTTCCAATACGGCACGCGCCCGCTGCTGACCGAGGAAAGTCCGATCCCGCAGGCGTGGAAGGATCGCCTCCGCACGCTCGATGATGGCGATGTGCTGCTCCACCGCTTCTCGCCGACCGGTTTCTATTCCAGTGCGGTGCGCACGCCGTTCCTGCGCGACCTCGAAGCGCGTTCGGAGCGCCAGATTCCCTATTCGAAGCAGGAAGCCGGCGATCATATCGTCCAGCTCGACGTCGGGGTGAAGGGGAAGAATTTCTGGGTCACCCCGCATGATCGGGCAAGGGCACGCGACTGGGCGGCCGAAGGCTATACCGAGGCGCTGAAGACCCCCGACAACACCGTCGTCTTTGTCACCGAAGCCGACAAGGGCGTGATCCGCAAGGACCAGACCGACTGCATGGGCTGCCTGTCGCATTGCGGCTTTTCGTCGTGGAAGGACCATGACGATTACACCACCGGCTACCTCGCCGATCCGCGCAGCTTCTGCATCCAGAAAACGCTACAGGACATCGCGCACGGCGGCGATCCCGAGCAAAATCTGATGTTTGCGGGCCATGCCGCATTCAATTTCAAGACCGATCCCTTCTATTCCAACAACTTCACCCCGACGGTGAAGCAGCTCGTGGATCGGATTTTGACGGGGGATTGA